GCGAGCTGGGCCAGGTCGACTATCAGCCTACCTGGCATGCGATGCAGCGCTTTACCGACAGCCGTGGCGCGGATACGCCTGACGAAATCTGGCTTCTCGAACACGCCCCCGTATTTACCCAGGGCCAGGCCGGCAAGGCCGAGCATGTGTTGTTTCCTGGGGATATTCCGGTGGTGCAGGTCGATCGCGGTGGTCAGGTGACTTACCACGGTCCGGGCCAGCTGGTGGCTTACCTACTGCTGGATGTGCGCCGCAGCGGCATTGGTGTGCGTGAACTGGTCAGCCGTATCGAACGCAGCCTGATTGATCTGTTGGCCAGCTATGGCGTCAACGCCAATGCCAAGCCGGATGCGCCGGGTGTGTATGTCGATGGTGCAAAGATCGCGTCGCTCGGCCTACGGATTCGCAACGGTCGTTCCTTTCATGGTCTGGCGCTGAATGTGGATATGGACTTGCAGCCGTTCCAGCGCATCAACCCCTGCGGCTATGCCGGTATGGCCATGACGCAGTTAGCTGATCAGGTGGTGGGGCCGATCACTATGTCCGAGGTCAGCGCACGGCTGCGTGAGCAGCTGGTCAAGCACCTCGACTATGCGCAGCAGCAGAGCCTGGCGGGCTCAATAGACTGCTAGAGCGGGCAGGGCAGATAGGCAGAGCAGATACACAAACGCCTGACCCCAGGCAAAGCCCAAGGTCAGGCGTTGTGCGGCTCAATCAGTTCAGATTGAGGGCAGGAATCAGGCTGTTATCGAGCTGTTGGCCCGGCACTGGCACCGGAGCGGCCAGCCCTAGGTTGTTCTTCTCGAACACCTTGTCGGCGCGGTAGCTGGAACGTACCAGCGGGCCGGCGGCGACTTCCATAAAGCCTTTCTGCAGACCGATTTCGCGGAAACGGTTGAACTCTTCCGGGCTGACCCAGCGCTGCACCTTCAGGTGGTTGCGCGTCGGTTGCAGGTACTGGCCGAGGGTGAGGATGTCGACATTGATGGCGCGCAGGTCATCCATGG
This DNA window, taken from Pseudomonas sp. SG20056, encodes the following:
- the lipB gene encoding lipoyl(octanoyl) transferase LipB, with translation MDLPLGFRELGQVDYQPTWHAMQRFTDSRGADTPDEIWLLEHAPVFTQGQAGKAEHVLFPGDIPVVQVDRGGQVTYHGPGQLVAYLLLDVRRSGIGVRELVSRIERSLIDLLASYGVNANAKPDAPGVYVDGAKIASLGLRIRNGRSFHGLALNVDMDLQPFQRINPCGYAGMAMTQLADQVVGPITMSEVSARLREQLVKHLDYAQQQSLAGSIDC